From the genome of Miscanthus floridulus cultivar M001 chromosome 10, ASM1932011v1, whole genome shotgun sequence, one region includes:
- the LOC136489622 gene encoding putative disease resistance protein RGA1 — MAAALDALAPYVKKLIADMAQEEVSVLLGVSSEITKLEDNMEGLKAFLNDAERRRITDTSVQRWSTKLKNAMYDATDILDLCQLKADKRRESRGGGNVEHKSPGCFQSLLFCLWNPMFAHKIGSRIKELNKRLESIHKEADKYKFNIGLGSNLEPRKLTAAELSSYRTSSQVDESAIVGEQIEKDTRELVQVLTTDDDNNHNIKVVSIIGAGGMGKTTLAQKIFNDTSIQEHFKTKTIWLSITQQFDEVELLRTAIKHAGGDHGAEKDKNTVTETLFHTLSSGRFLLVMDDVWSQKVWNDVLSVPVRNASKKQPGSRVLVTTRSAHLPQQMQAPLHQHRVNPLENDDAWSLLKKQLQPDQVDGIDQLKTIGMEILENCDGLPLAIKVIGGLLSTRYPSEHEWKSVLNKPAWSLTGLPPELDNRLYLSYEDLSPQIKQCFLYCSLFPKGEEIIGDVVTQMWISEGFIQPLDGSSIISHEYGFEEMATEYYRELIKRNLLQPIKGYLLTGYRCTMHDVVRTFAEYMAREESLVVVVGREQAPTGMHVRRLSIEQTVSVLDWGILQRRESLRTLIINSRVNFHLPSDLLGSFSCLRVLYICSVDSDTLVPSISI; from the exons ATGGCGGCCGCCCTGGATGCTTTAGCACCCTACGTGAAGAAGCTTATCGCGGACATGGCACAAGAAGAGGTGTCCGTGCTGCTTGGCGTCTCCAGCGagatcaccaagctggaggacaacaTGGAAGGCCTCAAAGCCTTCCTCAATGATGCCGAGAGGAGGCGCATCACCGACACGAGCGTGCAAAGATGGTCGACAAAGCTCAAGAACGCCATGTATGATGCGACTGACATCCTTGACCTGTGCCAGCTCAAGGCTGACAAGCGGAGGGAGTCTAGAGGCGGTGGCAATGTGGAGCATAAGTCGCCCGGCTGTTTCCAGTCATTGCTCTTCTGCCTGTGGAATCCCATGTTCGCACACAAGATAGGCAGCCGCATCAAGGAGCTCAACAAGAGGCTGGAAAGCATCCACAAGGAGGCGGACAAGTACAAGTTCAATATTGGCCTCGGTTCCAACCTGGAGCCAAGGAAGCTAACTGCTGCTGAGTTATCCAGCTATAGGACAAGTTCACAGGTCGACGAGTCAGCCATAGTTGGGGAACAGATAGAGAAGGATACAAGGGAGCTCGTCCAGGTGCTAACCACAGATGATGATAATAATCACAACATCAAAGTCGTGTCTATCATCGGTGCAGGTGGCATGGGAAAGACTACTCTTGCTCAGAAGATCTTCAATGATACAAGCATCCAAGAGCACTTCAAGACGAAGACGATATGGCTAAGCATCACTCAACAGTTTGACGAGGTTGAGCTACTGAGGACAGCAATCAAGCATGCTGGAGGCGACCATGGTGCCGAGAAGGACAAAAACACTGTGACGGAGACCCTATTCCACACGCTGTCCAGTGGAAGGTTTCTGCTGGTGATGGATGACGTGTGGAGCCAGAAAGTGTGGAACGACGTGCTTAGTGTCCCAGTCAGAAATGCTAGCAAGAAACAACCTGGAAGCAGGGTCCTTGTCACCACAAGATCTGCACACCTACCCCAACAGATGCAAGCCCCCCTGCACCAACACCGTGTCAACCCTCTAGAGAATGATGATGCTTGGTCTTTGCTCAAGAAGCAGCTGCAGCCTGATCAG GTAGATGGAATTGATCAACTGAAAACTATTGGGATGGAAATTCTTGAAAATTGTGATGGCTTACCACTTGCAATTAAAGTGATTGGAGGTCTCTTGAGCACAAGATACCCAAGTGAGCATGAGTGGAAATCTGTATTGAACAAGCCAGCTTGGTCACTGACCGGACTGCCTCCAGAACTCGACAACCGGCTATACTTGAGCTATGAGGACTTGTCTCCCCAGATAAAGCAATGCTTTCTGTACTGCTCACTATTTCCTAAAGGTGAAGAAATCATTGGAGATGTAGTAACTCAAATGTGGATTAGTGAAGGATTTATCCAACCTTTGGATGGTAGTAGTATCATTTCACATGAGTATGGGTTCGAAGAGATGGCAACTGAGTACTACCGAGAGTTAATAAAGAGGAACCTTTTACAACCTATAAAAGGATATTTGCTCACTGGATACCGGTGCACCATGCACGATGTGGTCCGCACCTTTGCTGAATACATGGCAAGAGAAGAATCACTAGTGGTGGTGGTTGGCAGAGAACAGGCTCCTACTGGTATGCATGTCCGTCGCCTCTCCATAGAACAGACCGTATCAGTACTGGATTGGGGCATTTTGCAAAGGCGAGAGTCACTTAGGacattaattataaattctagagTAAACTTTCATCTTCCTAGTGATTTGCTAGGTAGTTTCTCTTGTCTGCGGGTACTGTACATATGCTCTGTTGACTCAGATACCTTGGTTCCCTCTATATCTAT ATGA
- the LOC136485699 gene encoding disease resistance protein RGA2-like, with the protein MAAYKRIKSPRSGPSLRRRASASLRQKPGLYPGVNLEQLQQHVRRLSIEQTVSVLDWGILQRRESLRTLIINSRVNFHLPGDSLSSFSSLRVLYIWSADSNRLVPSLSMLKHLRYLHLEETDISWLPDDIQKMKFLLYISLGYCKKLCYLPGSIIKLVHLRSLDIQGSNVNIIPKGFSELTNLRSLYGFPVHVDMDASKSWCSLQELEPLSQLRDLTLYGLEKVQDSRMAEKAMISSKCHLGCLELNYSVSRHTIGTGGAEAEQQQQQSVTEEVLEKLCPPTCIQNLTLRGGYVGRRLPDWM; encoded by the coding sequence atggcggcttacaagagaatcaagtctccacgctccggcccaagcctccggcgacgggcctccgcttcgctccgtcagaagcccggcctatatcctggagtgaatttggaacaactccaacagcaTGTCCGTCGCCTCTCCATAGAACAGACCGTATCAGTACTGGATTGGGGCATTTTGCAAAGGCGAGAGTCACTTAGGacattaattataaattctagagTAAACTTTCATCTTCCTGGTGACTCGCTGAGTAGTTTCTCTAGCCTGCGGGTACTGTACATATGGTCTGCTGATTCTAATAGATTGGTTCCCTCTCTATCTATGTTGAAGCACTTAAGATACCTTCACTTGGAGGAAACTGATATATCTTGGCTACCAGATGATATCCAGAAGatgaaatttctactgtacattTCACTTGGTTACTGTAAGAAGCTATGCTATCTTCCTGGAAGCATCATAAAACTTGTGCATCTAAGATCTCTTGACATCCAAGGATCAAATGTTAATATCATTCCTAAGGGGTTCAGTGAGTTAACAAATCTGAGGTCACTTTATGGCTTCCCAGTACACGTGGACATGGATGCAAGCAAGAGCTGGTGCAGTTTGCAAGAGCTGGAGCCTCTCTCTCAGCTTAGGGATCTTACATTATATGGCCTAGAGAAGGTGCAGGACAGCCGGATGGCTGAAAAGGCCATGATTAGCAGCAAGTGCCACCTTGGGTGTCTAGAATTGAACTACAGTGTAAGTAGACATACTATAGGGACAGGTGGTGCTGAGgcagagcagcagcaacaacagagTGTGACCGAGGAAGTCTTGGAAAAGCTCTGCCCTCCAACCTGCATACAGAATCTTACTTTGAGAGGGGGATACGTTGGTCGCCGGCTACCAGACTGGATGTGA